One window from the genome of Streptomyces sp. WZ-12 encodes:
- a CDS encoding FAD-dependent monooxygenase — protein MDVLIAGAGPTGLTLGIDLARRGLGVRVIDKASGHFAGSRGDGLQPRTLEVFEDLGVLDAVLAQGSLAATVRVHLDGTHVMDRRMAERLEATPDVPYPNAWVLGQSQTAGVLRDRLAELGVRVELGTALVDFTQDEDGVTARLSTGETVRASYLVGADGGRSTVRRALGVPFQGTTDETVRMLLGDVAADGLDHAWGYWFARADAPQVGVGLSPLPGTPGLFQFNAPLLEDDDEASLDTLQGKLDACGAGVRLTRLDWSTVWRPNIRLAERFRVGRVFLTGDAAHVHPPTGGQGLNTGVQDAYNLGWKLADGSPELLDSYEDERRATAQKVLAVSSELLRKHREGAADAHERGANTRQLDVSYRTAEGRIVAGDRAPDAPVTDSNGRTVRLFDLYRGPHATHLTFGAPAPDTPHAYAVLRPGQTPTGPHVIDTHGHAYRAYDASDGTCLLIRPDGYLGRRH, from the coding sequence ATCGACCTCGCCCGGCGCGGACTCGGCGTACGCGTCATCGACAAGGCGAGCGGGCACTTCGCCGGTTCGCGGGGCGACGGCCTCCAACCACGCACGCTGGAGGTCTTCGAAGACCTCGGCGTTCTGGACGCGGTCCTCGCGCAAGGGAGCTTGGCGGCGACGGTCCGCGTGCACCTCGACGGCACCCACGTCATGGACCGGCGGATGGCCGAACGCCTGGAGGCGACTCCCGACGTGCCGTACCCGAACGCCTGGGTACTCGGCCAGTCCCAGACGGCGGGCGTCCTGCGGGACCGGCTCGCCGAGCTCGGCGTGCGAGTCGAACTCGGCACGGCGCTGGTCGACTTCACCCAGGACGAGGACGGGGTGACGGCGCGCCTGTCCACCGGCGAGACCGTACGCGCCTCCTACCTGGTGGGGGCGGACGGCGGACGCAGCACGGTCCGCAGGGCTCTGGGTGTCCCCTTCCAGGGGACGACGGACGAGACCGTCCGGATGCTGCTCGGGGACGTGGCCGCCGACGGGCTGGATCACGCCTGGGGCTACTGGTTCGCCCGCGCGGACGCCCCGCAGGTCGGAGTCGGCCTGAGCCCGCTGCCCGGCACGCCTGGGCTGTTCCAGTTCAACGCGCCGCTCCTTGAGGACGACGACGAGGCATCGCTGGACACCCTCCAGGGCAAGTTGGACGCGTGCGGCGCGGGCGTCCGGCTGACCCGGCTGGACTGGTCCACCGTCTGGCGGCCGAACATCCGCCTGGCCGAGCGTTTCCGAGTGGGCCGGGTCTTCCTCACGGGCGACGCCGCCCATGTCCATCCGCCCACCGGCGGGCAGGGGCTCAACACCGGTGTGCAGGACGCCTACAACCTCGGCTGGAAGCTGGCCGACGGCTCGCCCGAACTGCTCGACAGCTACGAGGACGAGCGGCGCGCGACCGCCCAGAAGGTCCTCGCGGTCAGTTCCGAACTCCTGCGCAAGCACCGGGAGGGAGCCGCGGACGCCCATGAACGCGGCGCGAACACCCGTCAGTTGGACGTCTCCTACCGGACGGCCGAAGGCCGGATCGTGGCAGGCGACCGCGCACCGGACGCACCCGTCACCGACTCCAACGGCCGCACCGTGCGGCTCTTCGACCTCTACCGCGGCCCCCATGCCACCCACCTGACGTTCGGCGCACCCGCACCAGACACCCCCCACGCCTACGCGGTCCTGCGCCCCGGCCAAACCCCAACCGGCCCCCATGTCATCGACACCCACGGGCACGCCTACCGCGCATACGACGCCTCGGACGGCACCTGCCTCCTCATCCGTCCCGACGGTTACCTCGGCCGACGCCACTGA
- a CDS encoding Lrp/AsnC family transcriptional regulator has product MVRHESKDSITLDLEDVRILRSLQIDPRVGFATMATVLGGSELTVARRYRRMRRAGLIRVIGVVDPGALGQSRWMVRLRCRPGSGTAIAEALAQRDDIGWVALSAAGSEVTCAVRSRSAEQRDDLLGRRLPRTAAVLDLQASVMLRQFLGGRGHYWAALAGTLTPEQESALGSGSGSGDRPFTERPVVRAHPSQLDAHDEKLLATLAVDGRASLVDLAAAADLTPGRASRRLQALLANGVVHIDVEIAPIALGYRARANLWMRVHPAEVKTVGRAMAQMPEVGFAAAVSGPHNLHAVVHCHDLDRLFEFSTERVGTLPGVEGMEISPISRQIKQAGTRLDGDRLSEASGGDQGRP; this is encoded by the coding sequence ATGGTGCGCCACGAATCCAAAGATTCCATCACTCTCGATCTCGAAGATGTGCGTATCCTTCGCTCACTTCAGATCGATCCACGGGTCGGATTCGCGACCATGGCGACGGTCCTCGGGGGCTCCGAGCTGACCGTCGCCCGCCGCTACCGCCGCATGCGGCGGGCCGGGCTGATCCGGGTGATCGGGGTGGTGGACCCGGGAGCGCTCGGGCAGAGCCGGTGGATGGTGCGCCTGCGGTGCCGGCCGGGCAGCGGTACGGCCATCGCCGAAGCGCTCGCGCAACGCGACGACATCGGTTGGGTCGCCCTGAGCGCGGCCGGTTCCGAGGTCACCTGCGCCGTGCGCTCGCGATCGGCGGAGCAGCGCGACGACCTTCTCGGCCGTCGGCTCCCCCGCACCGCCGCCGTGCTCGACCTCCAGGCGTCCGTGATGCTCCGTCAATTCCTCGGCGGGCGTGGGCACTACTGGGCCGCGCTCGCCGGCACTCTGACCCCCGAGCAGGAGTCCGCCCTCGGATCCGGGTCCGGGTCGGGCGATCGGCCGTTCACCGAGCGGCCGGTCGTGCGCGCGCATCCGTCACAGCTCGACGCTCACGACGAGAAGCTGCTCGCGACCCTCGCCGTCGACGGTCGGGCCAGCCTCGTCGACCTCGCAGCCGCGGCCGACCTCACCCCGGGCCGAGCGTCAAGACGTCTACAGGCACTGCTCGCCAATGGGGTGGTCCACATCGACGTGGAGATCGCCCCCATCGCCCTCGGGTACCGAGCCCGGGCGAACCTCTGGATGCGGGTCCACCCGGCCGAGGTCAAGACCGTCGGGCGGGCGATGGCGCAGATGCCGGAGGTGGGCTTTGCCGCCGCGGTCTCCGGACCGCACAACCTCCACGCGGTCGTCCACTGCCACGACCTCGACAGACTCTTCGAGTTCAGCACCGAACGCGTGGGAACCCTGCCCGGCGTCGAAGGCATGGAGATCAGCCCGATCTCCCGTCAGATCAAGCAGGCCGGAACCCGACTGGACGGTGACCGCCTGAGCGAGGCGTCGGGCGGCGACCAGGGGCGTCCTTGA